From the Leptolyngbya sp. O-77 genome, one window contains:
- a CDS encoding Uma2 family endonuclease — protein sequence MKAPYRKFYISPEDYLAGERVSPIKHEYRQGHVYAMVGAKKFHVILASNLTTLLNVHLQDSPCLVMSSDMKVRLEAADCYYYPDVVVTCDERDLSTTEDFIRFPTLVIEILSDSTAAFDRGDKFADYQTVPTLREYMLVNQSEMALECYRLTAEGWVGQRYGVGDPVRFESVGLECAIATIYQKVPGILEG from the coding sequence ATGAAAGCGCCCTATCGCAAGTTTTACATCTCTCCAGAAGACTATTTGGCAGGCGAGCGCGTCAGCCCGATTAAGCATGAATATCGGCAGGGGCATGTTTATGCGATGGTGGGGGCGAAGAAATTCCACGTCATTCTGGCGAGTAATCTCACCACGCTGCTGAATGTCCATTTGCAAGATTCGCCCTGCTTGGTGATGTCGTCGGATATGAAGGTGCGGCTGGAGGCTGCCGACTGCTACTACTATCCCGATGTCGTTGTCACTTGCGACGAGCGCGATCTGTCCACAACCGAAGATTTCATCCGCTTTCCAACGCTGGTCATCGAGATTCTGTCAGACTCCACCGCTGCGTTTGACCGAGGCGACAAGTTTGCCGACTATCAGACCGTGCCGACCCTGCGCGAGTACATGCTGGTGAATCAGTCTGAAATGGCGCTGGAATGCTATCGGCTGACGGCAGAGGGCTGGGTTGGGCAGCGCTACGGCGTGGGCGATCCGGTGCGCTTTGAGAGCGTGGGGCTGGAGTGTGCGATCGCCACTATCTACCAAAAAGTGCCAGGAATCTTAGAGGGATGA
- a CDS encoding putative selenate ABC transporter substrate-binding protein — MLLVKACAGSPTAQNPGIGSPAETAAPLVVGSIPDQDPEKVQRQAEKLAAYLESKLGVPVKYQPVTDYAAAVTAFKVGDLDLVWFGGLTGVQARLQVPGAQAIAQRDIDEQFTSVFIANTQSGIASFTDLKDLNTLKGRTLTFGSESSTSGRLMPQYFIQQAGMALSDFKGEVGFSGNHDATIKLVEAGTYEVGALNSQVWESRVAEGAVDTSKVQVIWTTPPYYDYHWVISPEVEERYGQGFIQKVQAAFTELDPANPDQKEVLDLFGAAKFIPTKNENYSQIESVGRQIGKIQ, encoded by the coding sequence GTGCTCCTAGTGAAGGCCTGCGCGGGTAGCCCGACCGCCCAGAACCCTGGAATTGGCTCGCCTGCCGAAACCGCTGCCCCCCTAGTGGTTGGCTCGATTCCCGACCAAGACCCCGAAAAGGTGCAGCGACAGGCTGAGAAACTGGCTGCTTATCTGGAATCGAAACTGGGTGTGCCCGTAAAGTATCAACCCGTAACGGACTACGCCGCTGCGGTGACTGCTTTTAAGGTGGGTGATTTGGATCTGGTGTGGTTTGGCGGGCTGACGGGTGTGCAGGCGCGGCTGCAAGTGCCAGGGGCCCAGGCGATCGCCCAGCGCGACATCGACGAACAATTCACCAGCGTCTTCATTGCCAACACCCAGAGCGGCATTGCCTCCTTCACTGACCTCAAAGACCTCAACACGCTCAAGGGACGCACCCTCACCTTTGGCAGCGAATCTTCTACCTCCGGTCGGCTGATGCCGCAATATTTCATTCAGCAAGCAGGCATGGCGCTGTCGGATTTCAAAGGGGAAGTGGGCTTTTCGGGCAATCACGATGCCACGATCAAGCTGGTGGAAGCAGGAACCTACGAAGTCGGCGCACTGAATTCTCAAGTCTGGGAATCGCGAGTGGCAGAGGGCGCAGTGGACACCAGTAAGGTGCAGGTGATCTGGACCACGCCGCCCTACTACGACTATCACTGGGTGATTAGCCCGGAGGTGGAAGAGCGCTACGGCCAGGGCTTTATCCAAAAGGTGCAGGCGGCGTTTACGGAGCTAGACCCGGCCAACCCAGACCAAAAAGAAGTGCTGGATCTGTTTGGCGCGGCGAAGTTTATTCCCACGAAAAACGAGAACTACTCGCAAATTGAGTCCGTCGGTCGCCAGATTGGCAAGATCCAGTGA
- a CDS encoding YqhA family protein, whose product MSSVAPTFAFFAYPAACSVRFAASTGLLLFVLELMNSTALIMINTHKVEQIFEAILWKFRLFTLLPVIFGLISSLMFFVLGSFEVIEGISHNFVFGESGSHDAALIASKVIGGIDNYLIGVVLLIFSFGIYELFVSPLDIRDQYADIRILRITTLNQLKAKLLQVIVMALVVSFFKKVVTVNIQISLDMIYLAVSILIISFSGYLLHLQSHSPYSEHALEHSPEPDLE is encoded by the coding sequence TTGTCCTCAGTTGCGCCCACTTTTGCCTTTTTTGCTTATCCTGCTGCTTGCTCAGTCAGGTTTGCTGCTTCCACAGGCCTGCTTTTGTTCGTGCTTGAGTTGATGAATTCAACGGCATTAATCATGATTAACACCCATAAAGTAGAGCAGATCTTTGAAGCAATTCTTTGGAAATTTCGGTTATTTACACTGCTGCCAGTGATTTTCGGTTTGATTAGCAGCTTGATGTTTTTTGTGTTGGGTAGTTTTGAAGTCATTGAAGGGATTTCCCATAACTTTGTATTTGGGGAATCTGGGAGCCACGATGCTGCCCTGATTGCCTCCAAGGTGATTGGCGGCATTGACAACTATTTGATTGGAGTTGTGTTACTGATTTTTAGCTTTGGCATTTATGAGCTGTTTGTGTCGCCCCTCGATATTCGCGATCAATATGCAGATATTCGGATTCTCAGAATTACAACGCTGAATCAGCTAAAGGCAAAACTGCTACAAGTGATTGTCATGGCGCTGGTGGTGAGTTTCTTCAAAAAGGTGGTTACTGTAAATATTCAAATCTCCTTGGATATGATCTATTTAGCGGTATCCATTTTGATCATTTCCTTTAGCGGTTATCTGCTACACTTGCAGTCTCATTCGCCGTACTCAGAACACGCTTTGGAACATAGCCCAGAACCCGATCTGGAATGA
- a CDS encoding fatty acyl-AMP ligase, whose amino-acid sequence MSDFIHLTPEPSNLVELLEQRSHGHPDRKAFIFLKEGEAEAGHLTYAELCQRATEMAAHLQQQFAPGNRLTLVYSYEAALEFVVAFLGCLAAQVVPVPCHPPRNQQGVADVAARLLGSGSVGVLTGRSLLPKLQRQLAPALPPAHPLRWLAHEDCYASAASWVSPDLSPDSLAFLQYTSGSTGTPKGVMVTHGCLWANQQMLHAAFQHTEASVGVGWLPLFHDMGLIGNILYSLYAGSLCVLMSPIAFVQKPVRWLEAIARYGATTSGGPNFAYDLLSRYVTDEQRDRLDLSTWEIAFCGAEPVRKATLDQFAEKFRPCGFRPEAFYPCYGMAEATLFITGGAKHLPPKTLHVDTQSLEQNRVEICEPSRPGLARPSVRRMQTLTSCGHPWLDTRVEIVNRDTQMPCAEGEIGEIWVTGSGVGKGYWQHPPELENPFEATLASGEGGFLRTGDLGFVQAGELFISGRLHDVLVLWGFNHYPQHIEQTVESCYPAFRAGGCAVFAAPIDEEAEGEERLVIAQEVERSARQHLWLPDVVETVRWVAFREHFVDVGAIALVKPGGLPRTSSGKIQRSRCRQQFLEGSLAVIDVWRSPDCLDVSSLVRRYLNPRTHLIRLVAHLQAKLSRP is encoded by the coding sequence ATGAGCGATTTCATCCATTTGACACCGGAACCGTCTAACCTGGTCGAGTTGCTGGAGCAGCGATCGCACGGTCATCCAGACCGCAAGGCGTTTATCTTCTTAAAGGAGGGCGAAGCCGAAGCGGGACACCTGACCTACGCCGAGTTATGCCAGCGAGCGACCGAAATGGCCGCCCACCTCCAACAGCAGTTCGCACCGGGCAATCGCCTGACACTGGTCTATTCCTACGAAGCAGCGCTGGAGTTTGTGGTGGCGTTTTTGGGCTGTTTGGCGGCGCAGGTGGTGCCTGTGCCCTGCCATCCGCCGCGCAATCAGCAGGGGGTGGCCGACGTGGCGGCGCGGCTGCTGGGGTCGGGGTCGGTGGGCGTGCTGACGGGGCGATCGCTCTTGCCCAAGCTCCAGCGCCAGCTTGCCCCAGCGTTGCCCCCAGCACACCCGCTGCGCTGGCTAGCTCATGAAGACTGTTACGCATCGGCAGCGAGCTGGGTCAGCCCCGACCTGTCGCCCGATAGCCTGGCCTTTTTGCAATATACCTCTGGCTCTACGGGCACACCCAAGGGCGTAATGGTGACCCACGGCTGCCTCTGGGCCAATCAGCAGATGCTCCACGCTGCGTTTCAGCATACCGAAGCGTCGGTGGGCGTGGGCTGGCTACCCCTGTTTCACGATATGGGGCTGATTGGCAATATTTTGTATTCCCTCTATGCTGGGTCGCTGTGCGTGCTGATGTCGCCGATTGCCTTTGTGCAAAAGCCTGTGCGCTGGCTGGAGGCGATCGCCCGCTACGGCGCAACTACCAGCGGCGGCCCCAATTTTGCCTATGATTTGCTGAGTCGGTATGTCACCGATGAGCAGCGCGATCGCCTCGATCTGTCCACCTGGGAGATTGCCTTTTGCGGCGCAGAACCCGTGCGGAAAGCCACGCTCGACCAATTTGCCGAAAAATTTCGCCCCTGTGGATTTCGCCCGGAGGCGTTTTATCCGTGCTATGGCATGGCCGAGGCGACGCTGTTCATCACGGGCGGTGCTAAGCATTTGCCCCCCAAAACGCTGCATGTGGACACGCAAAGCCTAGAGCAAAACCGCGTGGAGATTTGCGAACCGTCCCGTCCCGGCCTTGCCCGCCCCAGCGTACGGCGGATGCAGACGCTGACCAGTTGCGGACATCCCTGGCTAGACACGCGGGTAGAAATCGTCAATCGGGACACGCAGATGCCCTGTGCCGAAGGGGAAATTGGCGAAATCTGGGTGACGGGAAGCGGCGTGGGCAAAGGCTATTGGCAGCATCCGCCGGAGCTAGAGAATCCCTTTGAGGCGACCTTGGCCAGCGGCGAGGGCGGCTTTTTGCGAACAGGCGACCTGGGCTTTGTGCAAGCGGGAGAACTGTTTATTTCTGGGCGACTGCACGATGTGCTGGTGTTGTGGGGCTTCAACCACTATCCGCAGCACATTGAGCAGACGGTGGAATCGTGCTATCCGGCGTTTCGTGCGGGCGGCTGTGCGGTTTTTGCCGCGCCAATTGATGAAGAGGCGGAGGGCGAAGAGCGGTTGGTCATTGCTCAAGAAGTGGAACGCAGCGCCCGCCAGCACCTATGGCTGCCAGACGTGGTGGAAACGGTGCGCTGGGTAGCATTTCGGGAGCATTTCGTAGATGTGGGGGCGATCGCCCTGGTGAAACCCGGCGGCTTGCCCCGCACCTCCAGCGGCAAGATTCAGCGGAGTCGCTGTCGGCAACAGTTTTTGGAGGGCAGCCTGGCGGTGATCGACGTGTGGCGATCGCCCGATTGTCTAGACGTTTCCAGCCTAGTGCGGCGCTACCTCAATCCGCGCACTCACCTAATCCGCTTGGTGGCGCATCTGCAGGCCAAGCTTAGCCGACCTTAG
- a CDS encoding class I SAM-dependent DNA methyltransferase, producing the protein MTSSAQDLQAFVDYCQQHIRGDEKSEAQMFLTRFFQAFGHSGIKEAGAEFEARLSKGSKAGKMGFADLVWRSRSGYPGVVIEMKSRGEDLNKHYSQLERYWMRITPNRPRYALLCNFDEFWIFDFENQVDEPVDRISLDQLPQRVGAFTFMQAGGRKPVFNNNQVEVTERSARRMGELYQLIYERGKRRNFAEFSEETLQRFLLQCVMAMFAEDRGLLPSDLFVALIQDCLDGQGSTYDLIGGLFQEMNRKGTTPAGRYKGVDYFNGGLFAQVDPIELTPEELRYLDVCARDNWSNVRPSIFGNIFEGAIDPVKRHAHGIHFTSEVDIRQIVRPTISDYWEERINSASSIAELNALQLEMQSYRVLDPACGSGNFLYVAYQEMKRLEALLLSRIAERRRSDTGQLAMGFVTPTQFFGMDTNPFAVQLARVTMMIARKIAIDKHGLDEPSLPLDTLDGNIVCQDALFANWPKADAVIGNPPFLGGSRIRLELGDDYAERVFSRFSNIRAQVDFASYWFRLTHDHLGENGRAGLVATNSISQGKSRSVSLDYITQNGGYIHEAISTQPWSGEAKVHVSLVNWSKKEPHTYRLDQREVSRINSSLKSTTDVVFANRLKANLNMGFVGMQPNGKGFYISESQAKAWISSDPKNQAVLKPSASATDLTDSPNGKPSRWIIDFLDMAIEEISDYREPFEHIKSKVKPEREQNREAVLREKWWRFKRTNEALRKAISQLETYFIVPRHSKWFVFLSASAHWLPADSTTVVASDDFYVLGILTSSVHRAWVKAQSSTLKGDTRYTHNTCFETFPFPQFALTPRPSPAGEGELGRLPSPGGRRVGDEGQKLIQQIRDAAIELHEFRSSLMERKQWGITQLYNEYFHEPSSQLAKLHAKLDGLVLKAYGFSKDDDLLERLLMLNLELAAKEQWGEAVVGPWAPE; encoded by the coding sequence ATGACTTCTTCGGCTCAAGACCTGCAAGCGTTCGTTGACTATTGCCAGCAGCACATTCGTGGCGACGAGAAGAGTGAGGCACAGATGTTCCTGACGCGCTTTTTTCAGGCGTTTGGTCATTCGGGCATCAAGGAAGCGGGGGCAGAGTTTGAGGCGCGGTTGAGCAAGGGCAGCAAGGCGGGCAAGATGGGGTTTGCCGACTTGGTATGGCGATCGCGCTCTGGCTATCCCGGCGTAGTGATCGAGATGAAGTCTCGCGGCGAAGACCTGAACAAGCACTACTCGCAGCTAGAGCGCTACTGGATGCGGATCACACCCAATCGTCCGCGCTATGCGCTGCTTTGCAACTTTGACGAGTTCTGGATTTTCGACTTTGAAAACCAAGTGGATGAACCCGTCGATCGCATTTCGCTAGACCAACTGCCGCAGCGGGTCGGCGCATTCACCTTTATGCAGGCAGGCGGCCGCAAGCCCGTGTTTAACAACAACCAGGTGGAGGTGACAGAGCGCAGCGCCCGCCGCATGGGTGAACTCTATCAACTGATCTACGAACGGGGAAAGCGGCGCAACTTTGCCGAATTTAGCGAAGAAACACTGCAACGGTTTTTGCTGCAATGCGTGATGGCGATGTTTGCCGAAGATCGGGGGTTGCTGCCGTCCGATCTGTTCGTCGCGCTGATTCAAGACTGCCTGGACGGGCAGGGTAGCACCTACGACCTGATCGGCGGACTGTTTCAAGAAATGAACCGCAAGGGCACCACGCCCGCTGGACGCTACAAAGGCGTGGATTATTTTAACGGCGGCCTGTTTGCCCAGGTAGACCCGATTGAGCTAACGCCGGAGGAACTGCGCTATCTAGACGTATGCGCCCGCGACAACTGGAGCAACGTGCGTCCGTCGATCTTTGGCAACATCTTTGAAGGGGCGATCGACCCGGTGAAACGCCACGCCCACGGTATCCACTTCACCAGCGAGGTAGACATTCGCCAGATCGTGCGCCCCACCATTAGCGACTATTGGGAAGAGCGCATCAACAGCGCCAGCAGCATCGCCGAACTCAACGCGCTGCAACTGGAAATGCAGTCCTATCGCGTGCTAGACCCCGCCTGCGGATCGGGCAACTTCCTGTATGTGGCGTATCAAGAGATGAAGCGACTGGAGGCGCTGCTGCTGAGCCGCATTGCCGAACGCCGCCGCAGCGACACCGGGCAACTGGCGATGGGCTTCGTTACGCCGACGCAGTTTTTTGGCATGGACACAAACCCGTTTGCGGTGCAGCTTGCCCGCGTGACGATGATGATCGCCCGCAAGATCGCGATCGACAAACATGGGCTGGATGAGCCGTCGCTGCCGCTGGACACGCTAGATGGCAATATTGTGTGTCAGGATGCGCTGTTTGCTAATTGGCCCAAAGCCGATGCGGTGATTGGCAATCCGCCGTTTTTGGGAGGCTCTAGAATTCGGTTAGAACTGGGCGATGACTACGCAGAACGAGTATTTTCCAGATTCTCAAATATTCGCGCTCAGGTAGATTTTGCAAGTTATTGGTTTCGACTAACGCATGATCACCTTGGAGAAAATGGGCGTGCTGGACTCGTTGCAACGAATTCGATTAGCCAGGGAAAGAGCCGCTCTGTTTCGCTAGATTACATTACTCAAAACGGCGGATATATCCATGAGGCAATTTCTACACAGCCGTGGTCTGGAGAGGCAAAGGTTCATGTTTCCTTAGTGAATTGGAGCAAGAAAGAACCTCACACTTATCGTTTAGATCAACGGGAAGTAAGCCGAATTAATTCATCATTGAAATCGACTACTGATGTTGTATTCGCAAATCGACTCAAAGCTAATCTAAATATGGGTTTTGTGGGTATGCAGCCCAATGGCAAGGGTTTTTACATCAGTGAGTCTCAAGCAAAAGCCTGGATTTCTTCTGATCCTAAAAACCAAGCTGTTTTGAAACCTTCTGCATCGGCTACAGATCTTACAGATAGCCCTAATGGGAAACCCAGCAGATGGATAATTGACTTTTTAGACATGGCAATTGAAGAAATTAGTGATTATAGGGAGCCGTTTGAACACATTAAATCAAAAGTAAAGCCAGAGAGAGAGCAAAATAGAGAAGCTGTACTTCGAGAGAAATGGTGGAGATTTAAGCGAACAAATGAAGCTTTAAGAAAAGCTATAAGTCAACTTGAAACTTATTTTATTGTTCCAAGGCATTCTAAATGGTTTGTCTTCCTGTCCGCATCTGCACATTGGCTCCCGGCTGATTCAACTACTGTTGTGGCATCGGATGATTTTTATGTTTTGGGAATTTTGACTTCCAGCGTTCATCGCGCCTGGGTGAAGGCTCAAAGTTCGACGTTGAAGGGCGATACTCGCTACACCCACAACACCTGTTTTGAGACGTTTCCGTTTCCGCAGTTTGCCCTCACCCCTAGGCCCTCTCCCGCAGGAGAGGGGGAGTTGGGTCGGCTCCCTTCTCCTGGTGGGAGAAGGGTTGGGGATGAGGGTCAAAAGCTCATTCAACAAATCCGCGATGCTGCAATCGAGCTACACGAATTCCGTAGCAGCCTGATGGAGCGCAAGCAGTGGGGCATCACCCAGCTTTATAATGAATACTTTCATGAACCCAGCAGCCAGCTTGCTAAGCTTCACGCCAAGCTTGATGGGCTGGTGCTAAAGGCTTATGGATTTAGCAAAGATGACGACCTGCTAGAGCGGCTGTTGATGTTGAATCTGGAGCTTGCTGCCAAAGAGCAGTGGGGCGAGGCAGTGGTGGGGCCGTGGGCACCGGAGTAA
- a CDS encoding nucleotidyltransferase family protein, with protein sequence MNREQVIALVQAHRAQLQALGVKSLDLFGSVARDEARDDSDVDFLVEFDRPGGLFQLFRVRHYLEDLLGRKVDLGTAKALREHVREPVMKDLQHVI encoded by the coding sequence ATGAACCGAGAGCAGGTGATCGCATTGGTGCAAGCTCATCGCGCTCAGCTTCAAGCGTTGGGTGTGAAGTCGCTTGATCTGTTTGGCTCCGTGGCGCGGGATGAGGCGCGGGACGATAGTGATGTCGATTTCCTGGTGGAGTTTGATCGCCCAGGTGGTTTGTTTCAACTGTTTCGGGTGCGCCACTATTTAGAAGATCTGCTGGGCCGCAAAGTAGATTTGGGCACTGCAAAGGCGCTGCGAGAGCATGTTCGCGAACCCGTGATGAAGGATTTGCAGCATGTCATCTAG
- a CDS encoding S1C family serine protease, which yields MVRSFTRPQPARVVRFAASGLLLLQTAIATTLVSEFALTTPGTALTQSAAAQSRGNVQDAEAAVVHIRTNSRNGSGTGSGVIIDPSGLIVTNAHVVAGAREVIVTVQGREVQAEVVAMGAADCLDLALLQLPNQRNLPTLRLADASSITKTQDIWALGFPVGSTPHSPSIVEGTVNNIHVPQGVVVFNAPVNPGNSGGPVIDSQSRIIGITKSGARNAQNVNYAVSVEQVRLFVESYRQGLRFPIGQYVIPAVASSNQPISQSISLTRSNVQGNLQPADSRFCADGNPPTDIYTFEAEAGQAVMLRMSTRQAGSHLVLVRPDGRAIAFDRSNGANRDALVVQKLTQSGQYTVLAIAAGETQSGQYDLQISQPILVEQGMLDASTAPCFDDGSLCRAYNFQGRAGQTVALIVTSAFNPYLIVRDPNGDRVVEGRAERQGSLRFELPADGWYRLVVGGMEPGDRGEFFVSIIDTQDLPGANRVSQR from the coding sequence ATGGTACGCTCCTTCACACGTCCCCAGCCCGCTCGCGTGGTTCGTTTTGCGGCTTCTGGATTGCTGCTGCTGCAAACGGCGATCGCCACCACGCTTGTCAGCGAATTTGCCCTGACCACCCCCGGAACTGCCCTCACCCAATCAGCCGCCGCCCAATCGCGGGGCAATGTTCAAGATGCCGAAGCCGCTGTGGTTCACATCCGCACCAACAGCCGCAATGGCAGCGGCACCGGTAGCGGGGTAATCATCGACCCCAGCGGATTAATCGTCACCAATGCCCATGTCGTTGCGGGGGCGCGGGAAGTAATCGTGACCGTGCAAGGGCGCGAAGTGCAGGCAGAAGTTGTGGCAATGGGTGCTGCGGACTGCCTGGATCTGGCCTTGCTGCAACTGCCCAACCAGCGCAACCTGCCCACTTTGCGCCTTGCCGATGCCAGTTCCATCACAAAAACGCAAGATATCTGGGCGCTGGGCTTTCCCGTCGGCAGTACCCCACACTCTCCATCCATCGTGGAGGGCACCGTGAATAACATTCATGTTCCTCAGGGTGTGGTGGTGTTTAATGCGCCAGTCAATCCGGGCAACTCTGGCGGGCCGGTGATTGATAGCCAGTCGCGGATTATTGGCATCACCAAGTCAGGCGCTCGCAATGCCCAAAACGTGAATTATGCCGTGTCGGTGGAGCAGGTGCGGCTGTTTGTGGAGTCCTATCGGCAGGGGCTGCGGTTCCCGATTGGGCAGTACGTGATTCCCGCTGTCGCCTCGTCTAACCAGCCCATCAGCCAGTCCATCTCGTTGACCCGTAGCAATGTGCAGGGCAACTTGCAGCCTGCTGACAGCCGCTTTTGCGCCGACGGCAACCCCCCGACGGATATCTACACCTTTGAGGCAGAGGCGGGGCAGGCGGTGATGCTCAGAATGTCTACTCGTCAGGCTGGATCGCATCTGGTGCTGGTCAGGCCCGATGGACGGGCGATCGCCTTTGACCGCAGTAATGGGGCGAATCGAGATGCGCTGGTAGTGCAAAAGCTGACCCAGAGCGGGCAATATACCGTGCTGGCCATAGCCGCAGGCGAAACCCAATCTGGACAGTATGACCTGCAAATTTCGCAGCCAATTTTGGTGGAGCAGGGAATGTTGGATGCCAGCACTGCACCCTGTTTCGATGATGGCTCCCTCTGCCGCGCTTACAACTTCCAGGGACGCGCCGGACAGACCGTCGCGCTGATTGTAACCTCGGCGTTTAATCCGTACCTGATTGTGCGCGACCCCAATGGCGATCGCGTGGTGGAAGGCAGGGCAGAGCGCCAGGGCAGCCTGCGGTTTGAACTGCCCGCCGACGGCTGGTATCGGCTGGTTGTGGGCGGCATGGAACCGGGCGATCGCGGCGAGTTCTTTGTCTCCATCATCGACACGCAGGATTTGCCCGGTGCAAACCGAGTGTCGCAGCGCTGA